A single region of the Aptenodytes patagonicus chromosome 7, bAptPat1.pri.cur, whole genome shotgun sequence genome encodes:
- the LOC143162834 gene encoding photoreceptor outer segment membrane glycoprotein 2: MAVLKVKFTKTKRDKLAQILWILNWVSVVSGIILFSLGLFLKIEIKKRNEVMAKGDVNSVPNMLISVGVIACIINFLGGKICYDCSDANKFSRWKLVMLPYIVCTFCFTFCILVGALMCYTMRNELEESLYLGLRDAIKFYKDTDIPGRCFLKKTVDLLQIGFQCCGNNGFRDWFEIQWVSARYLNMASKEVLDRLKSNVDGKFLVDGVPFSCCNPSSPRPCIQYQLTNSSAHYNYDFLTEELNIWVKGCREALLDYYTAIMRSIGITALFIWLFELSVLIGVQYLQTAMKNVLLLGDLEGESDGWLLENSFVETAKYNINIIKNLGKANHISTVSGMNDPNIDVQNTNCGKSNVTTKSMPAAS; the protein is encoded by the exons ATGGCTGTCCTCAAAGTAAAATTCACCAAAACTAAGAGGGACAAATTGGCTCAGATCTTATGGATCCTCAACTGGGTTTCTGTGGTGAGCGGGATCATTCTCTTCAGTCTTGGCCTCTTTCTGAAAATAGAGATCAAGAAGCGCAACGAAGTGATGGCAAAAGGGGATGTTAACTCTGTCCCCAACATGCTGATCTCCGTAGGAGTCATAGCATGTATCATCAACTTTCTGGGTGGCAAAATCTGCTATGACTGCTCAGATGCCAACAAGTTCTCTCGATGGAAACTAGTTATGCTCCCATACATCGTATGTACCTTCTGTTTTACCTTCTGCATCCTGGTGGGTGCTCTCATGTGCTATACCATGAGGAACGAGCTGGAAGAGTCTCTCTACCTGGGATTGAGGGATGCTATTAAGTTCTATAAGGACACGGACATACCTGGACGatgtttcttaaagaaaacagtagATTTGTTACAAATTGGATTCCAATGCTGTGGAAACAATGGCTTTAGAGACTGGTTTGAAATTCAGTGGGTATCTGCTCGTTATCTGAATATGGCTTCCAAGGAAGTTCTGGA CCGTCTAAAGAGCAACGTTGATGGAAAGTTCTTGGTGGATGGAGTACCCTTCAGCTGCTGCAACCCAAGCTCCCCACGGCCCTGTATCCAGTACCAGCTGACAAACAGCAGCGCTCACTACAACTACGATTTTCTGACAGAGGAGCTCAATATCTGGGTGAAGGGGTGCAGAGAGGCCCTGCTGGATTACTACACAGCTATTATGAGATCCATTGGTATCACAGCATTGTTTATTTGGTTGTTTGAG CTCTCTGTACTTATTGGTGTCCAGTACCTACAAACAGCAATGAAGAATGTCCTTCTGCTAGGAGATTTGGAGGGTGAATCAGATGGTTGGTTACTAGAAAACAGCTTTGTGGAAACTGCCAAATACAACATCAATATCATTAAGAACCTCGGCAAAGCCAATCACATCTCCACTGTCTCAGGCATGAACGACCCCAACATTGATGTTCAAAACACAAACTGCGGCAAATCCAATGTTACAACAAAATCTATGCCGGCAGCTAGCTAG